DNA sequence from the Chitinophaga flava genome:
CAGGCACAATAAAGAGGCGGCCATTGTCCTGGGTTAATTCCTTGCCTTCGGGTAACGTAGCCCATTCCTTCAGCCAGGGCCATCCCTGTTTGATAACAGCGCTATCCTTTACAGCAAGGATACCACCGCCACCGGCTTCAGCATAACGTTTCAGCGCGGGAATATTCCGGTAGTTCAGACTATCCGTCAGGGAAAACGGCAGACATACTGCACTGAACCCTCGCAGGGAATCATCCTGAAAATATTGTCTGTCGCCGGTAAGCACAATCTGCCAGCCTTCTTTCTGTCCTGCTTCCTGTAATTGTTTCACCCATGTACTCTCAACATTTTTAGTATAACATAAAATGCGGGTAACAGAGCGTTTGGCACCGCACGCGGAAAGCAGCACCAACAAAACAGGCAACCATAGTTTTTTCATTGCTAAATTTTAAATGGGTTCTTTTATGCAACAATTACGAATTACGAATTCCTGAAAATTCCCACTCCATTCGTAATTCGTAATTGTTCATTCGTAATTGATTTAGTATCCTGGGTTTTGTTTGATGCCGCCACCAGTCCGGTCTATCTCCTGTTGTGGTATAGGGAACAGGTATTTGTTACCGGAAGCAGGCGCTCTGAAAGCACCACCTTTACCGTTGGAATAAGGTCTGGTGGAATAGTCCTTCATAGTGGATACATAGGTGTTCCAGCGCAGCAGATCAAAGACGCGGCCGTACTCACAACCCAGTTCCACACGACGTTCGTGACGCAGGGCTTTACGCAGGTCATCGGCTGCAGTTACCGGTACCAGTGGAGTGCTGGCCACTACTCTTTTACGGGACACCGCCTCCACATCCGTATGAGCGGAGTTGCTGGCGCGGGCACGCACCAGGTTGATATAATCAGCTGCTTCCTGTTTGCTGCCACCACTTTCCAGCACTGCTTCTGCATACATCAGCAGCACATCAGCATAACGCACCAGGTGCATAGTCCAGGCATCATTACCCCAACCTTGACCACGGCGGTTTTCAGGCAGAAACACTTTTCTGTTGTGATGACCTGTATTGGGATAGGAAGAGAAGTCCAGTGTTTCTGAGCCATTCGCTTTAGGGAACACATCTCCGGGGTCCATCACGGTAAACAATATACGGGGATCTCCCGGCTCAAACTCATCTACCAGTGATTGTGTAGGACAGTCGAAACCCCAGCCGCCCACGTTACGAGGAGAGCAATAAATCGGTAGAGTAGTACCGTAGATAAAAGCAGCGGGATCATCTCCAAAGATCAGCGGGAATACAGATTCCTGGCTCTTATAACCATCTTTCAGAAACAGCTGCTGGTACTCCATCTCCAGTGTAAACGCATTGGAGCTGATTACTTTTTTGGCAGCATCTCTTGCTTTGGCATATAATGTTTTATCATCTTCTGCAAAGAAAAGATAGGCCCTTGCCTGAACAGCCCATGCAGCTTCCCTGGTAACACGGCCCTGTTCTGCAGCCGGTAAGTCTTTACGGGCAGGCAATGCGGCATCGTTGCCTATCGCTTCCAGTTCACTGGTGATAAACTGAAATACTTCGCTGGCCTGGGCTCGTACAATTTTATTACGATCGTCTATCTGCAGCGTTTTAGTCAGCAATGGTACGCCACCGAATATGCGCACCAGATCCAGGTAGTAGTAGGCACGCAGGAAACGTACTTCTGCGAGATAACGGCTTTTTGTTTTATCATCCAGGGGATTGCCTTTGTCGTCCAGCAGTTTAGCTGCAGGCAGGCGTTCCAGCGCTACGTTACAGTTGCCGATGCCTTTATAACAGGCAGCCCACAAACCATTCAGTGTTTCATTGCTGGCCAGTGCCCTGCCATAGCCCAGGTCTATCACAAAAGGGCGGTCATTGGCATCAGAACCGCCTTTATCACTTTCATCGGTGGCCATATTGCCCAGCTCCGCAATGGCAGCCTGGTAGCCCCAGAAATCATAAAAGCCCAGGTAACAATTCACGACCGTCTTAAAGCCGGCCCCTGGTGAATTATAAAAATTATCATCGGTCTGCAACCCCAGCGGCGGCCTGTTCAGATAATCCTTTGAACAGGAAACGCCCAGCAACATCATTATTAACGGTAAAGAATATACGAATTTTTTCATTTTCTGACAGTGTTAGTGGTTAGAATTTAGCGTTCACCCCGATCATAAAAGTGCGGGCCTGCGGGAAATATCCCTGATCTATCCCTATCAGTCTGGGATCATCATTGCCCATCTCAGGATCAAGGCCACTGTATTTGGTGAAGGTGAACAGGTTCTGTGCACCTACGTATAACCGTAACTGTGGTATACGTGCTCTTTGCAGCCATTTTTCCGGGAAGTTGTAACCCAGCTGTATATTCTTGAGGCGCAGGTAGGAACCATCTTCCACGAAATAGTCAGACACACTGCTGTTTAAGGCAGAGTTGGAAGAGATACGGTAATATTTGTTGGTAGAGCCGGGGCCGTTCCAGGCTTTTTCCAGGAAGCCCTGTGGTGCATTATACCAGCCGGTGCCGGATTCTGTATCATAACGCAGGATATTCATCACGTCGTTGCCCAGAGAACCTTGCCAGAACATGCTCAGGTCAAAACGTTTATAGTTCATATTGATATTCACCCCATACACGAAATCGGGCCATGGGTTGCCGATCATGGTACGGTCGGCAGCATCCAGTTTACCATCAGGGCCAGGCACGATATTGCCATTGGCATCCACACCATTGATATCTTTAAAACGCAGGTCACCAGGACGGGAGCTCAGACGCTGCGGACTTTTATTCACTTCATCCTGTGTCTGGAAGATACCATCTGTGAGCCAGCCGAAATAATAACCTACCGGTTTACCCACTTCTGTTTTGGTAATCGTTTCGCCCAGGTGAGCCGTAGTATAAATCGGTTCTCCGCCACCCATACTCAGCACTTCGTTGCGGAAGGTAGATACATTGAGACGTACGCCATAGCTGAAGTCTCCAAAGTGATGTGTATGTGCGAGCGATATTTCCCAGCCTTTATTGACCATGCTGCCGGCATTGGTCCAGAACGGATTAGACGGATATCCCATGGTGGTGGGCAGAGGCATCACCACCAGCATGTTGCTTACTTTTTTGTTGAAATAATCTACGGTCACGTCAAGCAGCCCATCAAACAAACCCAGGTCCAATGCGATATCGGTTTGTTTGGAAGTTTCCCACTGCAGGCCAGGATTGGCCATGGTTTTGCGTTCTGCACCCAGGAAGCCGGTGCTGGTATTACCAAACACATAACGCTGGTAAGTGTTGCCATAGGAAGACAGGTATAATCCACTGCCACCTCCTACATACTGATTACCGATAGCGCCGTAGCTGGCTCTCAGTTTACCGCTATTCAGCCATTTCAGGTTAGCATTCTTCAGGAAGTTTTCTTCCGTAAAACGCCAAGCGGCAGAAGCAGAGGGGAAAGTACCCCAGCGGTAGCCATCACCGAAGTTGGAACTACCATCCCGGCGTACATTGGCAGCGAGAATATAACGGTCAGCATATACGTAGTTGATACGGCCAAAGAACGACTGCAACGCGCTGGAATAAGTATATCCGGAAGCGCCAGGAGTCATAGTGGCAGCATCAATAATGCGCATGTCTTTATCGTTATTCACGATATTCTGTTTGGAAGCAGCATAGGTGAGGCCTTTGGTCAGCTCCGCGGAAATACCCGCCAGCGCAGTGATACGATGCCTGCCATAGGTCTTATCGAAGTTCAGCGTATTCTCCCACACGAAATAATTGTTCCAGCTGGAACTGTTGCTCACGCTGTTATAGTTGGCATAATCGAAAGAGTTCAGGAAATAGGAAGGTGAAAATCCTTTGGAGATACCACGGCCCAGGTCCAGTCCGAAATTACTCCGGAAAGTCAGCGGGTCAATGATCTTCACATCCAGCGCAGCACCTCCTTTGATGGCGATACCTTCCCATACACTTTGCTGCATGCGTTCTACCTGTGCCACAGGGTTGGGCTTGTTGGTAAAGAGGATGCCGGCGTATTGGGAATAAGGATTATTGGCCTCATAGCCAGTCATGATACGGTTGTAGAAATCCGGTACACTCTTCAGGTTGTTGCGATATACCGGCGTGATAGGATCTGCTGCCATCGCGCTGAAGATGGTACCGCTGAAAGGATTGTTTTCATCTACATTGCGGCGGCTTTCATAGATCAGGCCGATATTGGTGGTCAGTTTCACACGGGTGCTGATATCTGCGCTCACATTGGTACGCCAGGAGATACGTTCGTAGTCGGAACCTTTTACAATACCTTTCTGATTCATATAACCTACACTGGAAGCATATACCAGGTTTTTGCCAGCACCGCTCACGCCTACGTTATAACTCTGGATAGGTGCATTTTGCTGAATGATTTCCTTCCACCAGTCGGTACCGTTAGGCCCGGTGTTATCGTTAACGAATTTCAGTACAGCAGCCACTTTTTCAGGAGCATCCAGATCAGTGGGCAATGGCGCACCATCGGCGCTGTACGCGCGTATTTTGTATTTTATAAAATCTTCTGCATTCAGCATGTGTGGCCGTTTCCAGGCCGACTGCCAGCCGGTGTAACTATCGAGGGTCACATGCATTTTGGAATCATCGCGACTTCCTTTACGGGTGGTGATGATCACTACACCATTGGAACCTCTGGAGCCGTAGATCGCTGCAGTAGAGGCATCTTTCAGGATGTCCATGGCTTCAATATCATTAGGGTTGAGCCAACCGATATCTGTCTGGGGCAATCCATCTACGATGTATAGCGGGGAGTTGCTGCCGCTGATAGAGCCGATACCACGGATACGTACTACCGGCGCCGATCCGGGGCTGCCGCTACTTTGCGACACCATTACGCCGCTGGCTTTGCCTTGCAGGGCTTCAGCCGCGTTGCGTACCGGCACGTTGCGCAGATCTTTGCTGTTCACAGAGCTGATAGCACCGGTCACATCTTTTTTGCGCTGGGTACCATAACCAATCACTACTACCTCATTCAGGCCGCTGGTAGATTCTTTCAGGATGATACGCAGTGGTTCATTATTGTTAACAATCACTTCCTGAGTGATAAAACCCATATAGCTCACGATCAGTACTGCACCCGCATCAGCCTGTAACGTAAAACCACCGGCCAGGTCTGTCACCGCGCCCTGACTACCACCTTTTACTTTAACAGACACGCCGATCAGCGGAGCACCTTTTTCGTCGGTCACCTTACCGGAAACCTTCCCGGCAGCGGATTCCGACTTGGGAGCAATTACCACCAGATTGTTATCTACTATACGGTAAGCCAGTGATGTGCTGTCCAGTAAGCGCCGCATGACTTCCGGCAAGGTAGCATCCTTTACCTGCAGGTCTACCTTACCCAACTGACGGATAGCTGCATAGTTATAAAAAAAACGATAGTCGCTTTCCTGCTGGATCTTTGCGAAGATCTTGTCTGCGTCAGCCTTCACAAAAAAGAAGGTGAATTTTTCCTGCGAAAAAGCGGTTGCTGAAGCATGTAAACAGGATAACAACACCACAACAAAACATAACTTCATAATGAGGAATAGTTTGACTGTCTGGCTGAGCGCATAGGAAGCCCCTCCAAATCTTCTTTTTTTCATAGATTTGTTTTAGAAAGGTTTGTAAAGAAGGGTGTAAGCGTAGTTTCTCAGGCTGTCTTACTCCCGTACATACAACATAAGCCTTTGGGGAAGAGCTGGTCTCTTCCCTTTTCTTTACCTGATGAGGCTTATCTCATCTCCGGAAATGGCTCAGGTAACGAGTGCGTATAATAACAGTGTTTTCATTACAGGTGATTTTTGAGTTGATAAAATGTTGGTCTTATGTTTATCTGGACAGGTAAATCTGTCGCTCTACAATTCTATAGTGGAATCCTGTGGTCATCTGCAATAACTGCAGTGCCTTGTTGATATCTTCTTTTTCAAATACGCCGCTCAGTACTTCATGCTTCAGTGCTTCGTCTTCAAATACTATGTTGACATTAAACTGTCTCTCCATTTTACGCGCCACTTCCGCAAAGGTCTCATTCATAAAGGCCAGCTTATGATCGCACCAGGCAGTTTCCATCACTACTGCTGGATCTTTGCTGTCGGCCAGTTCCTGTACTTTAAACGTGGCATGTTGTATACTATCGTTTTGTTTGGGAGCAGCCACTTTATCGAGTGACAGCACCAGTTTTTCACGGGGCAGCAACACTACTTTTTTTTCAGGACTGTTACACATCATCACCTGCACCCTGCCGGAGATCACGGCCACTTCTGCTTTCTGGTCGTCGCCATAGGCTCTTACATTAAAAGAGGTACCCAGCACCTGTATCGCGAGGTTTTCCGAATGAACGATAAAAGGTTTGTTATCATCTTTGGCCACATCAAAAAATACTTCTCCGGCTACAGTCACATCGCGGGTTGTACCAGCAAAACGGGGATCATAACTGATTTTACTGCCGGCATTAATCCATACTTCGGTACCATCTGGCAACAGTGCCTTGATAGTACTACCCAGGGGAGCGCTGATCTGTTGCAAAGCCAGCGCAGGCGTGTTATGCTTTCCGGTGAGTTTCCAGATTCCGGCACCTGCGGCAGCCAATACCACCGCTGCAGCAGCCCACCAGTAACGTCGTCTCGATGGTATACTCACCACTGGAGTGTCCAGTGACTGCGCAATTTTGTCCCAGCCGGCAGCTACCACTGCGGCGTCGCTGGTATCATTGCCTGCTGTATCGATCACGGTCTCCATAAACCGGTAATCCGGGTTTTCTTCCAGCAGCTGCTCCAGCTCTTCCAGTTCTTCCCTGCTCGCTGCCCTGCCGGCCTTTCGTGCCATCAACTCCAGTATTCTTGCTGCTTTCATTGAAATGTTAGATAGTACCTGAGAGAAGGACACAAGAAAAAACCGGATTCCCTAAAAAGCTATAAAAAAAATCCCAGGGCTAAAGCCCTGGGCTATGTTTGATGTTCTTAGGTATAATGGGTAGCAATCTTTACCAGCCCAACGCATCAATTAATGATCCATGGTTCCACATAAATAAATAGTAATAGTATAATTCAGCCCCCAAAATGAAGACCTCAATTTATATCCCAGAACTCCGTCTAAATAATAAACAAACATAGCCCAGGGCTTCAGCCCTGGGGCAACAAATAATGTTGCAGAGAAGTAGTTAGTTTTTTCAATGCGATAATCAGTTGGGCATCTACGGTTTTGGGAGAGATATTGAGTATACCCGCTACTTCTTTGTAGGAAAGACCGTCTTCTTTTACCATCTTAAAGATAAGCCTGCATTTGGGTGGTAGCTGGCGGACTGCCGCGGCTATAGCGCTTTGCAGCTCATGTGTGAGTAACAGTTGTTCTGCTCCGGCACAAAATCGGATCTGTGGCACCTGCAAATTATCGAGGTCAGCTTCCGTGAAGGTGGTAGCTGAACGCAGCTGGTTGAGTGCAGCATGTTTTACCGCCACATAGAGATACACTTTTATATTCTCTATTTCATGCAGGGTATTTCTGCGCTGCCATAGGCGGACGAAAACATCATTCACTACTTCTTCTGCGGGCTGATGCTGCTTCAGGAATGCCAGGGCAAACTGATATAGCGGAAACATCTGCTGCTGATAAAAAGCTTTAAATGCCTGCTGGTCATCGTGAAATTGTATACGGTAAAGCAGCTCCTTCATATTTCATCGTGCGTAGCACAATATAAAAATAATTTAATAAACTAAGTTAGTTTTTAAATTATTTTCTAAATAAAAAGGGATGAATGGTTTTTAATGGTTAATAGGCTGGCTATGGAGTATATCCCTAACCGTTTGTCCGGGTAATAAACGGAATACCGGGATATTCAGGGCATAACGATCGCATAGCTGGCGCAGTCGCTGGTCAATCTCTTCAGCTGAATAACGGGAGGAAAAATGCCCCAGTATCAGCTGTTGCACACGGGTAGCACTCACCATTTCTATAACTTCTTCCAGGCGGCTATGCCGGTGCTTATCGGAATTGGGGGCTACCATCTCCTCTCCGCCCAGGAAAGTGGCTTCATGGATCAGTATTTCTGCATCCTGCCAGGTTTCAGGATTCGCTACCGGCGTATCGCCGGAATAACTCAGAATATTGGTACGTACCTCCATCGTGGTACTTTCCTTTCCTTTTTCACGGCTGATAATTTTAATCTCGTCTTCTGAAAGTCCCGCCAATTCAGGACGCAGCTTGCGTTTTGTCTGCATCACCTTATAACTCAGGCTGCGCACGGTATCAGGTGCGGCATCTACATGTTCATTACGCAAGGGTACCACCAGCATATCATTCTTTATCCATATTTCATCACCTGGCGCGACTGGCATCCATACAGTAGTGGCAATATGCGGATCAAATTTTTTAGTGAACGCTTCCAGCGCCGGATACGACTGGCCGTCCCTGGGGTAACAGATCACCGGCAAACCATCACGGGCATTCAGCTGATTCAGTTGCAGCAAACCGGTAATATGGTCTCTGTCTGCATGGGAAAGAAATACATGCTGGATCTTTCTGCTTTTCTGTAATAAAGTGGAAGTAACCCCGTCACCTGCATCAAACAAAATACCCAGTTCATCGATAAAATACCAGGTGGAAAACAGGGCCGTAGAATAGCCGGTGATCGTAAACGTTTTCATAATACAAAGCTAAGCATATAAAGCCCTGTTTTTGCAACCACGGTGTAAAAATAGAATGGGCTGGCTATGGAGGAATGCTTAATTTTGTTACATGCGGAGATAATGACTGCTATCCTGCATACCCGGATAATTTTCCTTTAACTACCATCATTCAGATATGATGTGCGCATAAGACGTGCACCAGGATTTTTATGCCCATTAAAAAAGAGATTATGAAAGAAAACAATACAGTTGCACCTGCCAGGAAACCTGTTTCAGCTCATCATCCCGACCATCAGCATAAACCGGGCGAAAAACAGGACCACAAACATAGCCATGATCATGGTCAGGGTTGTGATCACGGTCACGCCCACACGATGATGATTTTCGGTAAAAATACGGAGCTCTATTTCAGCCTGCTCTGCGGCATACTGCTGGGCATCGCCTGGTTGTTGGGGAACACCATCGTCATTTCACAAACGGCTACACTGTCCCTCCTGCTGGGCGCTTATTTCTTCGGCGGTTTCTTTACCACCAAAGAAGCTGTCCAAACCATCGCCAAAGGAGGCTTTGAAATAGACTTCCTGATGCTGGTAGCTGCAGTAGGCGCCGCCATCCTGGGCAAATGGGAAGAAGGAGCACTGCTGCTGTTCCTCTTCAGTCTCGGACATTCTCTTGAACATTATGCGATGGACAAAGCCAGAAAATCCATTTCCGCGCTGGCCAGCCTGGCCCCTAAAACGGCTCTCCTCAAAACCAACGGCGCCACCACCGAAGTAGACACCAGCGTCCTCAAAGCAGGCGATATCATAGTAGTAAGACCCAACACCAAAATATCCGCTGACGGTATTGTAGTGGCAGGTGCCAGCAGTGTTAACCAGGCACCTATCACCGGCGAAAGTGTACCAGTAGATAAAATACCGGTAGACAACCCTGCTGCCGCTCTTCTGCATGATAACATCGACGCCCGCTATAAAGTGTATTCCGGCTCCATCAATGGCAACGGCTCCCTGGAAGTGATGGTCAGCCAACCTGCCAGCGACTCTACCATTTCAAGACTGGTGAAAATGGTGAATGAAGCACAATCGCAGAAATCACCCACACAGCAGTTTACAGATAAATTCCAGCGCATCTTCGTACCATCAGTCCTCACACTGGTAGTACTCCTGTGTTTCGCCTTCCTCGTCATCGACGAATCTTTCGGCGCCAGCTTCTACCGTGCCATGTCCGTACTGGTGGCAGCCAGCCCTTGTGCACTGGCTATCTCCACACCCAGCGCAGTACTAAGCGGCGTAGCCCGCGCTGCCCGCATGGGTGTACTTATCAAAGGCGGCCGTCCGCTGGAAGACCTCGGTACCCTCACCGCCGTAGCCTTCGATAAAACAGGTACCCTCACCGAAGGCAAACCTAAACTCACACAGGTAATACCGATGAACGGCCTCTCCGAAAACGAGCTGCTGCAAGCCGCCGTAGCCGTCGAAGCCCTCAGCGACCACCCGCTGGCCAAAGCCATCGTAAGGGATGGTAAAACCAGACTCGGCAACCTGCCCGTACCCGAAGCCCAGCAGCTCGAAGCCGTACTGGGTAAAGGTATCAAAGCTACCTGGCAGCAACAGCCGGTATATATCGGCAACCTCGCCCTCTTCGATGCCCTCGATACCCATCTGCCTTCCCAGGAACTCCGTACCCGCGTACAGGAACTGGAACGTGCAGGCAATACGACCATGATTGTGCGTAAAGGAGACGTTTACGCGGGCATCATCGCTGTAATGGACACACCTCGCCCCGAAGCTGCAGAGGCGCTTAAAGCGCTTAAAAACGCCGGAATACGGCGCATGATCATGCTCACCGGTGACAACCAACAGGTAGCCGACGCCGTAGCCCGCGAAATAGGCATCACCGACGCCTGGGGAAGCCTCCTGCCAGAACAGAAAGTAGCCGCCATACAAAAACTAGCCAAAGACGAAAATAAAGTCGCCATGGTAGGCGACGGTGTTAACGACGCCCCCGCCATGGCCAACAGCACCGTCGGCATCGCCATGGGCGCCGCCGGCTCAGACGTAGCACTGGAAACAGCAGATATCGCCCTCATGGGAGATAAACTCTCCCTCCTGCCCTTCGCCATCGGCCTCAGCAGAACAGCCAGCAGGATCATCAAACAAAACCTCTGGATCAGCCTCGGCATGGTAGCGGTACTCATCCCCCTCACCATCACCGGCATCGCCTCCATAGGCCCCGCCGTAATGGCCCACGAAGGATCTACGCTCATCGTCGTATTCAATGGGCTGCGATTGCTCGCCTATAAAGGTCCCAGGGCTGAAGCCCTGGGCTAATTTTGTTTATAATCAGGTACGGGGGTTTAGGAAATAATCAAAGGCTA
Encoded proteins:
- a CDS encoding FecR family protein; protein product: MKAARILELMARKAGRAASREELEELEQLLEENPDYRFMETVIDTAGNDTSDAAVVAAGWDKIAQSLDTPVVSIPSRRRYWWAAAAVVLAAAGAGIWKLTGKHNTPALALQQISAPLGSTIKALLPDGTEVWINAGSKISYDPRFAGTTRDVTVAGEVFFDVAKDDNKPFIVHSENLAIQVLGTSFNVRAYGDDQKAEVAVISGRVQVMMCNSPEKKVVLLPREKLVLSLDKVAAPKQNDSIQHATFKVQELADSKDPAVVMETAWCDHKLAFMNETFAEVARKMERQFNVNIVFEDEALKHEVLSGVFEKEDINKALQLLQMTTGFHYRIVERQIYLSR
- a CDS encoding TonB-dependent receptor — encoded protein: MKKRRFGGASYALSQTVKLFLIMKLCFVVVLLSCLHASATAFSQEKFTFFFVKADADKIFAKIQQESDYRFFYNYAAIRQLGKVDLQVKDATLPEVMRRLLDSTSLAYRIVDNNLVVIAPKSESAAGKVSGKVTDEKGAPLIGVSVKVKGGSQGAVTDLAGGFTLQADAGAVLIVSYMGFITQEVIVNNNEPLRIILKESTSGLNEVVVIGYGTQRKKDVTGAISSVNSKDLRNVPVRNAAEALQGKASGVMVSQSSGSPGSAPVVRIRGIGSISGSNSPLYIVDGLPQTDIGWLNPNDIEAMDILKDASTAAIYGSRGSNGVVIITTRKGSRDDSKMHVTLDSYTGWQSAWKRPHMLNAEDFIKYKIRAYSADGAPLPTDLDAPEKVAAVLKFVNDNTGPNGTDWWKEIIQQNAPIQSYNVGVSGAGKNLVYASSVGYMNQKGIVKGSDYERISWRTNVSADISTRVKLTTNIGLIYESRRNVDENNPFSGTIFSAMAADPITPVYRNNLKSVPDFYNRIMTGYEANNPYSQYAGILFTNKPNPVAQVERMQQSVWEGIAIKGGAALDVKIIDPLTFRSNFGLDLGRGISKGFSPSYFLNSFDYANYNSVSNSSSWNNYFVWENTLNFDKTYGRHRITALAGISAELTKGLTYAASKQNIVNNDKDMRIIDAATMTPGASGYTYSSALQSFFGRINYVYADRYILAANVRRDGSSNFGDGYRWGTFPSASAAWRFTEENFLKNANLKWLNSGKLRASYGAIGNQYVGGGSGLYLSSYGNTYQRYVFGNTSTGFLGAERKTMANPGLQWETSKQTDIALDLGLFDGLLDVTVDYFNKKVSNMLVVMPLPTTMGYPSNPFWTNAGSMVNKGWEISLAHTHHFGDFSYGVRLNVSTFRNEVLSMGGGEPIYTTAHLGETITKTEVGKPVGYYFGWLTDGIFQTQDEVNKSPQRLSSRPGDLRFKDINGVDANGNIVPGPDGKLDAADRTMIGNPWPDFVYGVNINMNYKRFDLSMFWQGSLGNDVMNILRYDTESGTGWYNAPQGFLEKAWNGPGSTNKYYRISSNSALNSSVSDYFVEDGSYLRLKNIQLGYNFPEKWLQRARIPQLRLYVGAQNLFTFTKYSGLDPEMGNDDPRLIGIDQGYFPQARTFMIGVNAKF
- a CDS encoding RagB/SusD family nutrient uptake outer membrane protein is translated as MKKFVYSLPLIMMLLGVSCSKDYLNRPPLGLQTDDNFYNSPGAGFKTVVNCYLGFYDFWGYQAAIAELGNMATDESDKGGSDANDRPFVIDLGYGRALASNETLNGLWAACYKGIGNCNVALERLPAAKLLDDKGNPLDDKTKSRYLAEVRFLRAYYYLDLVRIFGGVPLLTKTLQIDDRNKIVRAQASEVFQFITSELEAIGNDAALPARKDLPAAEQGRVTREAAWAVQARAYLFFAEDDKTLYAKARDAAKKVISSNAFTLEMEYQQLFLKDGYKSQESVFPLIFGDDPAAFIYGTTLPIYCSPRNVGGWGFDCPTQSLVDEFEPGDPRILFTVMDPGDVFPKANGSETLDFSSYPNTGHHNRKVFLPENRRGQGWGNDAWTMHLVRYADVLLMYAEAVLESGGSKQEAADYINLVRARASNSAHTDVEAVSRKRVVASTPLVPVTAADDLRKALRHERRVELGCEYGRVFDLLRWNTYVSTMKDYSTRPYSNGKGGAFRAPASGNKYLFPIPQQEIDRTGGGIKQNPGY
- a CDS encoding heavy metal translocating P-type ATPase → MKENNTVAPARKPVSAHHPDHQHKPGEKQDHKHSHDHGQGCDHGHAHTMMIFGKNTELYFSLLCGILLGIAWLLGNTIVISQTATLSLLLGAYFFGGFFTTKEAVQTIAKGGFEIDFLMLVAAVGAAILGKWEEGALLLFLFSLGHSLEHYAMDKARKSISALASLAPKTALLKTNGATTEVDTSVLKAGDIIVVRPNTKISADGIVVAGASSVNQAPITGESVPVDKIPVDNPAAALLHDNIDARYKVYSGSINGNGSLEVMVSQPASDSTISRLVKMVNEAQSQKSPTQQFTDKFQRIFVPSVLTLVVLLCFAFLVIDESFGASFYRAMSVLVAASPCALAISTPSAVLSGVARAARMGVLIKGGRPLEDLGTLTAVAFDKTGTLTEGKPKLTQVIPMNGLSENELLQAAVAVEALSDHPLAKAIVRDGKTRLGNLPVPEAQQLEAVLGKGIKATWQQQPVYIGNLALFDALDTHLPSQELRTRVQELERAGNTTMIVRKGDVYAGIIAVMDTPRPEAAEALKALKNAGIRRMIMLTGDNQQVADAVAREIGITDAWGSLLPEQKVAAIQKLAKDENKVAMVGDGVNDAPAMANSTVGIAMGAAGSDVALETADIALMGDKLSLLPFAIGLSRTASRIIKQNLWISLGMVAVLIPLTITGIASIGPAVMAHEGSTLIVVFNGLRLLAYKGPRAEALG
- a CDS encoding MBL fold metallo-hydrolase → MKTFTITGYSTALFSTWYFIDELGILFDAGDGVTSTLLQKSRKIQHVFLSHADRDHITGLLQLNQLNARDGLPVICYPRDGQSYPALEAFTKKFDPHIATTVWMPVAPGDEIWIKNDMLVVPLRNEHVDAAPDTVRSLSYKVMQTKRKLRPELAGLSEDEIKIISREKGKESTTMEVRTNILSYSGDTPVANPETWQDAEILIHEATFLGGEEMVAPNSDKHRHSRLEEVIEMVSATRVQQLILGHFSSRYSAEEIDQRLRQLCDRYALNIPVFRLLPGQTVRDILHSQPINH
- a CDS encoding RNA polymerase sigma-70 factor; the protein is MKELLYRIQFHDDQQAFKAFYQQQMFPLYQFALAFLKQHQPAEEVVNDVFVRLWQRRNTLHEIENIKVYLYVAVKHAALNQLRSATTFTEADLDNLQVPQIRFCAGAEQLLLTHELQSAIAAAVRQLPPKCRLIFKMVKEDGLSYKEVAGILNISPKTVDAQLIIALKKLTTSLQHYLLPQG